Proteins from one Terriglobus tenax genomic window:
- a CDS encoding ATP-binding protein, which yields MPPVRPRDRDSVLQSLRAGVVPRQGQHLIQVGRVQEIRALMADIDRIADGGSTFRLVIGEYGAGKTFFLNLVRSIALEKKLVTVHADLNPDRRLHASGGQARSLYAELTRNMATRTKPEGGALAGILEKFIGTARTIAEESGATIERVVRQQVQSLTEMVNGYDFAEVVLAYWRGHEEGNEQLRADAVRWLRGEFTTRTDARAALGVRSIVDDATVYDQLKLLARFVRLAGYSGLLVCLDEMVNLYKLANTQARTSNYEQILRILNDSLQGSAEGLGFILGGTPEFLYDTRRGLYSYTALQSRLSQNTFAQGGLTDLSGPVIRLTALTQEDFYVLLHKLRDVFAFGDPAKYTLPEEGIPAFMQFVSQRLGAEYFRTPRTTITSFIDLLSVLESNPGAEWQTLLGGISVQPDHGGDGDIALETEDDLTTFKL from the coding sequence ATGCCACCCGTACGTCCTCGTGACCGCGACTCAGTTCTGCAATCGCTTCGTGCCGGAGTGGTGCCTCGGCAAGGACAACATCTGATCCAGGTCGGTCGGGTCCAGGAGATCCGAGCGCTCATGGCGGACATCGACCGCATAGCCGATGGTGGATCCACCTTCCGGCTCGTCATCGGTGAGTATGGCGCCGGCAAGACGTTCTTCCTGAACCTTGTGCGCTCCATCGCTCTTGAGAAGAAGCTCGTGACCGTACATGCCGACCTTAACCCGGATCGGCGTCTCCACGCATCCGGTGGCCAGGCACGCTCGCTCTACGCGGAGCTCACTCGCAATATGGCGACACGCACCAAACCAGAAGGCGGTGCCCTCGCTGGGATCCTTGAAAAGTTCATCGGGACGGCTCGTACGATCGCGGAAGAATCAGGCGCGACCATCGAACGCGTCGTCCGTCAGCAGGTCCAGTCCTTGACGGAGATGGTCAATGGATACGACTTCGCGGAGGTTGTGCTCGCATACTGGCGTGGCCACGAAGAAGGTAATGAGCAACTGCGCGCAGATGCCGTGCGATGGCTGCGCGGAGAGTTCACGACACGTACCGATGCCCGCGCGGCACTCGGCGTCCGTTCCATCGTGGATGACGCAACGGTTTACGACCAGTTAAAGCTTCTTGCTCGCTTCGTGCGTCTGGCCGGTTACAGCGGTCTGTTGGTTTGCCTCGACGAGATGGTCAACCTGTACAAGCTGGCGAACACACAGGCACGTACGTCGAACTACGAACAGATCCTTCGCATCCTCAACGATTCTTTGCAGGGTTCGGCGGAAGGCCTCGGATTCATCTTGGGCGGTACGCCAGAATTCCTCTACGACACCCGTCGTGGTCTGTACAGCTACACCGCGTTGCAGTCGCGTCTCTCGCAGAACACCTTCGCGCAGGGTGGTCTCACCGATCTTTCGGGGCCGGTGATACGCCTGACCGCGCTTACGCAAGAAGACTTCTATGTGCTCCTGCACAAGCTGCGCGACGTCTTTGCCTTCGGAGATCCGGCGAAGTACACGCTTCCCGAGGAAGGTATACCGGCGTTCATGCAATTTGTGAGCCAGAGACTCGGAGCGGAGTATTTCCGCACGCCACGCACGACCATCACCTCCTTCATCGATCTCCTGAGCGTTCTCGAGAGCAATCCAGGAGCGGAATGGCAAACCCTGCTCGGTGGCATTAGCGTGCAACCTGATCACGGCGGCGATGGTGACATTGCCCTGGAGACCGAGGATGACCTCACCACCTTCAAACTCTGA
- a CDS encoding TerB N-terminal domain-containing protein translates to MLWLLAPAAFTVIWALYSISPAKKAARLVGEAAKTVEALQSEADACRSNCRAELSSAVSSRRDDIQLSRLQAISIEDLKKHATGLRLQSLRDAGIRSMADLQGWSQGRLEGLRGVGPKSAAQIPGIVRRISSSVKSQPIADPEPPFHRDKERALVLAIYREIQCERLLDRVPSDFHKLRSETNEIREQVSSKTRFFRWVWTFGRSEDIRSAIAAAQATSRSYEKGNEADQVCEQVRGLLSECNTVRSNRVETSKLSEEYNQHWADYDKALGRSVGNNERVRRFPPPPVPSRTEQVIPTNTNVGSALRQEGASALESTKASTVALDESKHQVREQLQKYINSIAPAKFDQPKPAADQDLTSLRVGTLGTLSDFTVPTRPMGRTKKTERWITRNESVVIQGVTLAGGMIFVNEGTEEPTPGVIYPSLEVRAGEYQPGGTEMYWQGYAGLSPVQRYHYLHWLADGARSKDFPHFAVFYFHGLERRLVQIAETKNDSAWDERDVLNEVKRITSDFSEFNIPLSHYANRLLAFYELRSLPPDAPVELDGSIHRSYELPWRLVYDLGRLAADRRPVPPALALRWLKLEPNYYPRTPVTRCPEQFNSLFLSLYVQKFDQGMTLPARGKTLTFQYDPSNYFLRSKGLELTFEALPDAREWANIRSELSALANEATAKIDAYSRFCGRSPEKANSVQASLLLPPEIWPEAARRTLEELQELAKGFASMEWSQFLGLLGASEPLPAGQLQEMMRGLQAMGLGIEPDLLEGARRPKAGEVCTLFPLTVAEEPVRTDAAYRNASLAVSLMACVAAADGHASDTEQATAVSMITSWKHLHLDHQSRLQAIYRHQVQQPTRLSNLKTRMLAMPQDDRTELLGILAQMVTSDDVVSPAEVKFLEQVYTMLSVDQSQLYAALHKGNVPVQQEPHRSGVFSQPGSSTNGFSLDLGRIERLKAESEQVSQILAEVFQEEEPSAAASVVSESERVSAIAESGDCAAPMNWPGLGKAETEFLTLLLTRTEWTRQELSAAAAERKLMLDGTLEVINESSFDVLGEALLDGHDPIYVQTMLLENA, encoded by the coding sequence ATGCTTTGGTTGCTCGCGCCCGCCGCATTCACTGTAATTTGGGCGCTCTACTCAATTTCCCCCGCGAAGAAGGCGGCACGTCTTGTCGGAGAAGCCGCCAAGACAGTCGAAGCTCTCCAATCGGAAGCAGATGCCTGTCGCTCGAACTGCCGCGCAGAGCTCTCATCTGCAGTCTCCTCTCGCAGGGATGACATCCAGCTGTCCCGCCTCCAAGCCATTTCCATAGAAGACCTCAAGAAACATGCCACAGGTCTCCGTTTGCAGTCGCTTCGTGACGCTGGCATACGCAGCATGGCAGACCTGCAAGGTTGGAGTCAGGGCCGCCTTGAGGGATTGCGGGGGGTAGGACCGAAGTCTGCGGCTCAAATCCCCGGCATCGTTCGGCGGATCTCCTCGTCGGTGAAATCACAACCCATCGCTGATCCCGAACCTCCATTTCATCGCGATAAGGAGCGGGCTCTTGTGCTGGCGATCTACCGCGAAATCCAGTGTGAACGGTTGTTGGACAGGGTGCCATCCGACTTCCATAAGCTTCGGAGCGAGACCAACGAGATACGGGAGCAGGTGAGTTCGAAGACAAGATTCTTTCGCTGGGTGTGGACGTTCGGGAGGAGCGAGGATATCCGGAGTGCGATTGCTGCAGCACAAGCCACCTCCCGCTCGTACGAGAAAGGCAACGAGGCCGACCAGGTCTGCGAACAAGTACGTGGCCTGCTATCTGAGTGCAACACCGTTCGCTCCAACCGTGTTGAGACCTCGAAGCTGAGCGAGGAGTACAACCAGCATTGGGCCGACTATGACAAGGCACTTGGACGCAGCGTTGGCAACAATGAGAGGGTGAGGAGGTTCCCGCCTCCTCCGGTACCCTCAAGAACTGAACAGGTCATTCCGACGAACACGAACGTAGGAAGTGCTTTGCGACAAGAAGGAGCCAGTGCGTTGGAGAGTACAAAGGCTTCGACGGTCGCTCTCGATGAGTCGAAACACCAAGTTCGAGAGCAGTTGCAGAAATACATTAACTCGATAGCGCCAGCGAAGTTCGACCAGCCGAAGCCCGCAGCGGATCAGGACCTGACATCGCTTCGCGTCGGCACATTGGGTACCCTGTCAGACTTCACGGTCCCTACGCGCCCGATGGGCCGCACCAAGAAGACAGAGAGGTGGATAACCCGCAACGAGTCCGTCGTGATCCAAGGCGTCACTCTGGCCGGCGGAATGATCTTCGTCAACGAGGGAACCGAAGAGCCTACCCCCGGAGTGATCTACCCCTCTCTGGAGGTGCGGGCCGGGGAGTACCAGCCCGGCGGCACGGAGATGTATTGGCAGGGATATGCGGGACTTTCTCCCGTGCAGCGTTACCACTATCTCCATTGGCTGGCAGACGGCGCTCGCTCGAAAGACTTCCCGCACTTTGCTGTGTTTTACTTCCATGGTCTGGAGCGTCGTCTCGTTCAGATCGCTGAGACCAAGAATGATTCCGCTTGGGACGAACGCGATGTGCTCAACGAAGTCAAGAGGATCACCTCGGACTTCTCGGAGTTCAACATTCCGTTGTCGCACTACGCAAATCGTCTCTTAGCGTTTTATGAACTGCGGAGCCTCCCTCCAGATGCCCCGGTAGAACTTGACGGCTCTATCCACCGCTCCTATGAGTTGCCCTGGAGACTGGTGTATGACCTCGGCCGCCTCGCAGCGGATCGACGGCCCGTTCCTCCGGCCCTCGCTCTGCGTTGGTTGAAGCTGGAGCCAAACTATTATCCTCGGACCCCCGTCACCCGCTGCCCAGAGCAATTCAATTCTCTGTTCCTCTCTCTCTACGTCCAGAAGTTTGACCAGGGCATGACACTACCGGCTCGCGGAAAGACTTTGACGTTCCAGTACGATCCCTCGAACTACTTTCTCCGGAGCAAAGGTCTCGAGCTGACCTTCGAGGCACTTCCCGACGCCCGTGAGTGGGCAAACATACGGAGTGAGCTGAGCGCTCTCGCGAACGAGGCCACAGCCAAGATTGACGCCTACAGCAGATTCTGTGGCCGCTCTCCAGAGAAGGCCAACTCCGTACAAGCGAGCCTCCTGTTGCCGCCTGAGATATGGCCAGAGGCCGCACGGCGAACACTGGAAGAGCTACAGGAACTTGCCAAAGGTTTTGCATCAATGGAATGGAGTCAGTTCCTCGGCCTACTCGGCGCCTCGGAGCCGCTCCCGGCGGGCCAGCTCCAAGAGATGATGCGCGGCTTACAGGCGATGGGCTTGGGAATTGAACCTGACCTCTTGGAAGGTGCACGCAGACCGAAAGCTGGCGAAGTGTGCACTCTGTTCCCTCTCACGGTTGCCGAAGAACCGGTGCGTACGGATGCTGCGTACCGTAACGCGTCCCTTGCGGTCTCGCTGATGGCCTGTGTGGCTGCCGCCGATGGCCATGCGAGCGACACCGAGCAAGCCACCGCCGTGAGCATGATCACTTCCTGGAAGCATCTGCATCTTGACCACCAGTCGCGCTTGCAAGCGATCTACCGTCATCAGGTTCAACAACCAACTCGTCTTAGCAACCTCAAGACCCGCATGCTCGCCATGCCGCAGGACGATCGGACCGAACTGTTGGGAATCCTTGCGCAGATGGTGACCTCGGATGATGTTGTGAGCCCCGCCGAGGTCAAATTCCTGGAGCAGGTCTACACGATGCTGAGTGTCGATCAGAGCCAGCTGTATGCCGCTCTCCATAAAGGCAATGTTCCGGTGCAACAGGAACCACACCGTTCCGGAGTGTTCTCACAACCGGGTTCCTCCACCAATGGCTTCAGTTTGGACCTCGGACGCATCGAGCGCCTCAAGGCAGAGAGCGAACAGGTCTCGCAGATCCTTGCAGAGGTCTTTCAAGAGGAAGAGCCAAGTGCCGCAGCCTCTGTCGTCTCCGAATCAGAGCGAGTATCGGCCATCGCGGAATCCGGCGACTGCGCCGCGCCTATGAATTGGCCGGGACTTGGCAAGGCTGAAACGGAATTCCTTACATTGCTTCTCACCCGGACCGAGTGGACGCGACAAGAACTGTCTGCGGCAGCTGCCGAACGAAAGCTTATGCTCGACGGCACGCTGGAGGTGATCAACGAATCCTCGTTTGATGTCCTCGGGGAAGCCCTGCTCGATGGCCATGATCCAATCTATGTACAAACCATGCTTCTGGAGAACGCCTGA